GAAAGGCTATTAATAAGGCTACTGTACATGACAATATCAGTGCAAAAGGTTGGATTACGCTTTGCTCAGATTATTGTTAATCCTGTAGGACATGCAAAAGGTTGTGCTtctaagataaatgtttttgttgttttttcaccTTAAATGCTTAAATGATATAGATGTCGACGATGTTAAAACTTGAGAGTACTAGTTTAGACTTTGCTATATGAAACTATATATATAATTCTAGTGCCAGACTGCACAGCCATGTGGACATGTGGTGGTGGTAAAGAATCTGGATAATAAAATTGATTGATTCTGCTAACAGCAAGTTGAGACCTTGTGACTTTGATCTGGCATGTTTCATGCACAAGAAGCAAGATCCACTAACTAAGGAcattaaaataaagtatagtagACTCACAAAACACACATCAAGCATGAAATGGTGAAATGGATCAAAACTTCTGTTTCTCTTTCTATAGTATCATTTACATTTATACTATCTCGTGTATAAATATGGGAAAACTGTATGAAGATCAGCTATTCCTTAAAAGGTGGATGCCAATCAGAGTGTCAAGAGTGACTTGGGAGTATCTACGAGCTAAGGATGTTGAGTAGAGAAACTCTGCTCTGGACTAATTTCCTGAACAGATGTCCTACTCCGCTCTCGAGATCTCCGATACTGCACTCTAGCCCTGACAATTGCTCCTCCTTGCAAACAGCTGCCTTCTTCTTGTGAAATGCCTTGGAAACAAGAGACTGTTTAGGCATTTCGATTTGCTTCGACAAGAGATGGAGTGTGGAGTCCAGCAGAGAGACAGAGATCTCTCTGGCCTTGACCAACAGCATGACTATCCTGAAAGCTGCAGGAGCCTTCTTTGCAGTCTTCTTGAAATGTTTCTTGGCCTTCTTTACCAAGCGGGTGTAAGATTGGATCTTGGCTTGAGAGGCGGCATCCTTGCCTTTCCTTAGAGCCACTTGCAGCTCTTGGATGATAGCCTTCACCTCGACGAAGATCTCTTGCATGGCGCTGCACAGATCTAGCAGCTCGAGAGAACCTTCAATTTCACCATCCAATATGTTCCTCTGCTGGGAGGAGCAAACCTGGTTGCTTGGTAGGCAAATCATCTCTTCAAGAGCATCGTAGATGTTTGCAAGACTCCTGAGACCAACGCACATCGTGCTGATGGAATTGGAGGAAGAGATGCTTGCTTCTAGGCTGTGGAGTTCTTGCTCGACTTCGGTCTCACTGACGTGAGGCCTAGAAGGCAAACTTGTCGATCTTTGGTGGAAAGCCATGTCTGAGCTTGAAGATTTGCTCTGTATTGTGGtcgaagagaggaagaaggaagagcTTCTAGTTTGATGTATCTACCGTTCCGCTGACGCCTATTTATACAAATAAGTGCACAGATGTACTTTAGCATCTGATTAGTAAACATGAAGAATCATGCCATTACATCTCCCTGATGCTGTCTGCTATGCCTTAAGATCTTGACAGAAGCATAGAGATCACAACACTAAAGTCGTCTCATGTTCACTGCAGTTTTTTATTATGTCTGCTGTCCTTGAGATGAACCATCACATTGTCATGTTCCACTTATTGCCAGCAAGGGCTAATAAAGAATGGTGTAGTTTGGTGGTGGATCTTGACACAATTGCATGCTCAAGCTGTTATCTAGTGGAATGCTGCTGGCTACCACATGCTCTTCATTTAATCAGGCATGTTTCCTTTTGTTGGATACTCATGGTTTAGAGCTGGCATTTTTATGTATTGGAAAACAAGATACAACCCACAAGGAACACAGAACTTCTTATTTGTTCAACATTTTATCCCCATCTTTTCAGTTTGAGCCACCCACAGGCCACAGTGTGAGTAGCATGGTTATGTCGCATCAAACCATAACATAGAAGAGGTTCTGAACTGTGGCCCTGCTCACCAGtctttttttcatgtttttcatACGGTGCTATTTCTTTTTGGTAGACTATAATTGATTCTCAAACATCGATGAGTTCTTTTTGGTGAAGTTTAGCATCCCAATAGGTTGGTTTTCCTTTTCAGGCTATTGCTTCTTTCGCCAGCCAAATGATTCTGTTCTGCAACTGAGAGCTGTGGATGCTAACAAATCCTGTTTACTATTGATTTTGAAGCTTTCTGCCATCATGTCTTAAAATAATTTCTAATGTTGATACAAACATAATCACATACCACCTCTCATTTCTAGAAGCCCACGGGTCAGACTGTAATGGTTTTCTTTTCTGGCCCATTTGGGGCGTACTGTGTCTCTTCTAACTTTTCAATGGAATGAAACATGAGGCTTTTGCGCTTTCTCAAAAACAGAAACATTAGAATGCTGAATATTTTGTAAGTTAGTCTTTTACCCAAGTCTAGTTATTAGTATAATGTAGTattcccttcgtccggaaatacttgtcatcaaaatgaataaaaggggatgtatctagatgtattttagttctagatacatccctttttgtccattttgatgacaagtattttcggacggagggagtataacttaaatgaccatgttcattgcaaagttcacaagaggcacgaaaaatattgaatttttatccaaatggcagaatagtttggatgtctgaaggaacgagataccaatcaactattgaggaatgggccaatctgatcaatgccccaaaggaaagtgaagatgacttggatgtttatgccaagaaaaagatgga
The Triticum dicoccoides isolate Atlit2015 ecotype Zavitan chromosome 3A, WEW_v2.0, whole genome shotgun sequence genome window above contains:
- the LOC119270493 gene encoding uncharacterized protein LOC119270493, yielding MAFHQRSTSLPSRPHVSETEVEQELHSLEASISSSNSISTMCVGLRSLANIYDALEEMICLPSNQVCSSQQRNILDGEIEGSLELLDLCSAMQEIFVEVKAIIQELQVALRKGKDAASQAKIQSYTRLVKKAKKHFKKTAKKAPAAFRIVMLLVKAREISVSLLDSTLHLLSKQIEMPKQSLVSKAFHKKKAAVCKEEQLSGLECSIGDLESGVGHLFRKLVQSRVSLLNILSS